GACGCGCAAATGGACCGACCAGAGCGGCGTCGAGAAGTACTCCACCGAGGTGGTGCTGCAGGGCTTCAATTCGAACCTGACCATGCTCGATGGCCGCAGCGGCGGCGGGGGCGGCAATTTCGGCTCCGATGATTCCGGCAGCGATTTCGGCTCCAGCGGGCCCTCGAGCGCCGCACCCCGGCGTGCCGTTGCGGCGGCCGGCGCGCGCAACAGCGACATGGACGACGATATTCCGTTCTGATGGCTCAGGCTCGGAGAGGGCCGCCTGCAGGCGGCCTTCGCCCGGCGGCGCGGAGAGGGCGGAACCGCGCGGCGATTGATCTTGACATTGGAAAGATAGATGTAAATACTCCTCACATCAATCTTCCTTCCTGCCGATCCTTGGGGGTCTGGCCCCTGGGGGTTTCAAATGTCGCTCGCGCCGCTGTTGAATGCCGCTCCCGAAATCCAGCTACACGCCTTTGCCGCGATGGCGGCCTTTGCCCTCGGCGCGGTCCAGTTGGCCGCGCCCAAAGGCACGCTGCCGCACCGGACGCTGGGGTGGGTCTGGGTGGTGCTGATGCTGGTGATCAGCGGATCCTCGTTTCTGATCCACGGGATCAAGATGTGGGGACCGTGGAGCCCGATTCACCTGCTGTCGGTGTTGACGCCCATCACGCTGGTGATGGCCGTGCTGGCGGCCCGCGCACACCGCGTGCACGCCCACAAGACCGCGATGATATCGCTCTTCGCCGGTGCGCTACTACTCGCGGGGTTGTTCACGCTGGTGCCGGGACGGATCATGCACGACGTCCTGTTCGGCTCCTAGAGAGCCCCGGCAAAAGCCTGTCGGGGCCAGGCTTTTTCCGCCGGCTCGATGGGCTGGTTTCGCGGCGTCGGCATCCAGCGCCAATGGCCCCGTAAGTCCATGAAAAAACAAAGGGAAAAACCGCTCGCTTGAACCAGTTAGGGGGTGGTTCGAAGGCGTTCGAACTGCTATATGATTCGAAGCCAAAACTGACCGGATTCCCCCTTTGTCTGACCCTGAAGATACGCCCGGCGAGCCGCCGGCGCCCTCGGATATTCGTCCCGTATCCATCCTCGACGAGATGAAGCGCTCCTATCTCGATTACGCCATGAGCGTGATCGTGGCGCGTGCGCTGCCCGATGCGCGCGATGGCCTGAAGCCGGTGCATCGCCGCATTCTCTTCGCGATGTACGAGAACGGCTTCGAATGGAACAAGCCGTATCGCAAGTCGGCGCGCACCGTCGGCGACGTCATCGGTAAATACCATCCGCACGGCGACCAGTCGGTCTACGACGCGCTGGTACGCATGGCGCAGGAATTCTCCATGCGCGTGCCCCTGATCGACGGCCAGGGCAATTTCGGCTCGGTGGACGGCGATATGGCCGCCGCGATGCGGTACACCGAATCCCGCCTCACCAAGATCGCGCAGTCGCTGCTCGACGACATTGACAAGGACACCGTCGATTATCAGGCCAACTACGACAATTCGGAGAAGGAACCGTCGGTACTGCCGGCCAAGTTCCCGAACCTCCTGGTCAACGGCGCCGGCGGCATCGCCGTCGGCATGGCGACCAATATCCCGCCGCACAATCTCGGCGAAGTGATCGACGCCTGCGTGGCGCTGATCGAAAATCCCGCGCTCACCATCGACGAACTCATCAACATCGTTCCGGGTCCGGATTTCCCGACCGGCGGCATCATCCTCGGTCGCCAGGGCATCCGCTCCGCCTATCACCTCGGCCGCGGCTCGATCGTGATGCGCGGCAAGGTCTCGATCGACACCATCCGCAAGGACCGCGAAGCGATCATTATCTCGGAAATTCCCTACCAGGTGAACAAGGCCACCATGGTCGAGCGCATCGCCGAACTGGTGCGCGAGAAGAAGATCGAGGGCATCTCGGACCTGCGCGACGAATCCGACCGCGACGGTTTCCGCGTCGTCGTCGAGTTGAAGCGCGATGCGATGCCCGACGTGGTGCTGAACCAGCTCTATCGCTTCACGCCGCTGCAGACCAATTTCGGCGCCAACATGGTGGCGCTCGACGCCGGCCGCCCGCTGTTGATGAACCTGAAGGACCTGCTGACGCTGTTCATCGCCTTCCGCGAACAGGTCGTCACGCGCCGCACCAAGTTCCTGCTCAACAAGGCCCGCGACCGCGCCCATATCCTGGTCGGCCTTGCGATCGCGGTGGCCAATATCGACGAGATCATCCGCGTCATCCGGACCTCGCCCGATCCCAACACCGCGCGCGACACCCTGATGTCGCGCGACTGGGCGGCCAAGGACGTCGCGGCGATGATTACGCTGATCGACGATCCGCGCCACCGGCTCAACGCCGACGGCACCGCGCGGTTATCGATGGAGCAGGCCAAGGCCATTCTCGACCTGCGGCTGCAGCGGCTCACCGCGCTCGGCCG
The genomic region above belongs to Bradyrhizobium sediminis and contains:
- a CDS encoding DUF2306 domain-containing protein, yielding MSLAPLLNAAPEIQLHAFAAMAAFALGAVQLAAPKGTLPHRTLGWVWVVLMLVISGSSFLIHGIKMWGPWSPIHLLSVLTPITLVMAVLAARAHRVHAHKTAMISLFAGALLLAGLFTLVPGRIMHDVLFGS
- the gyrA gene encoding DNA gyrase subunit A, producing the protein MSDPEDTPGEPPAPSDIRPVSILDEMKRSYLDYAMSVIVARALPDARDGLKPVHRRILFAMYENGFEWNKPYRKSARTVGDVIGKYHPHGDQSVYDALVRMAQEFSMRVPLIDGQGNFGSVDGDMAAAMRYTESRLTKIAQSLLDDIDKDTVDYQANYDNSEKEPSVLPAKFPNLLVNGAGGIAVGMATNIPPHNLGEVIDACVALIENPALTIDELINIVPGPDFPTGGIILGRQGIRSAYHLGRGSIVMRGKVSIDTIRKDREAIIISEIPYQVNKATMVERIAELVREKKIEGISDLRDESDRDGFRVVVELKRDAMPDVVLNQLYRFTPLQTNFGANMVALDAGRPLLMNLKDLLTLFIAFREQVVTRRTKFLLNKARDRAHILVGLAIAVANIDEIIRVIRTSPDPNTARDTLMSRDWAAKDVAAMITLIDDPRHRLNADGTARLSMEQAKAILDLRLQRLTALGREEISEELDKLAVEIADYLEILRSRARVQAIIKTELADVKSEFATPRKTVIIEQEGEVEDEDLIQREDMVVTVSHAGYVKRVPLSAYRAQRRGGKGRAGMQTRDEDFVSRLFVASTHTPVLFFSSRGQVYKEKVWRLPMAAPNARGKAMINILPLEQGERITTIMPLPEDESSWGNLDVMFATTGGNVRRNKLSDFVDVRRSGIIAMKLDDDEAIVDVQICTEHDDVLLTAAGGQCIRFPVTDVRVFSGRTSMGVRGIALSKGDKLISLSILRHVEATSDERSAYLKMRRAVAGEAAAEEGAETDTEETSGAIQLSSERYVEMSAQEQVVLTVSVNGYGKRTSSYEYRTTGRGGKGIVAMSVNNRNGKLVASFPVEDGDQIMLVTDKGQLIRCPVEGIRIAGRSTQGVIVFDTAEDEHVVSVEHIGEDAENGNGNAGGE